The following proteins come from a genomic window of Thiothrix winogradskyi:
- a CDS encoding KamA family radical SAM protein, with protein sequence MTQPIKMTANQLLASDHQKPFKVYAARHLERIPQVQALPADMRFDMQVIANVLPFRVNDYVLENLIDWGNIPDDPMFRLLFPQREMLAEDDFSLIADLMKRQAPAEQLAQAVEMVRTKLNPHPAGQMELNVPIFHRERVQGLQHKYRETVLFFPSQGQVCHSYCTFCFRWPQFVGDKDLRFASKESDELLRYLKHHTQVSDILFTGGDPMVMKTANFEPYLRGLLKPELAHVQTVRIGTKSLSFWPQRFVTDPDADDLLRLLESLVKAGKHVAIMAHYNHWRELDTPIAREAIRRLRDTGVVIRSQGPVLNHINADAEVWAKMWREQVRLGIVPYYMFVERDTGAQHYFEVPLAKAWEIYRTAMRRVSGLARTARGPSMSASPGKIEIQGVAEIRGEKVFVLRFIQGRNPQWVQKPFFAKYDEQATWLNHLKPAFGAKQFFYEAEYADMIAHRQEILTELEGEC encoded by the coding sequence ATGACACAACCTATTAAAATGACTGCCAATCAATTATTGGCTTCTGACCATCAAAAACCGTTCAAGGTGTATGCTGCTCGGCATCTAGAACGTATCCCACAAGTGCAGGCATTACCCGCTGACATGCGTTTCGATATGCAGGTAATTGCTAATGTATTACCGTTCCGCGTCAATGATTACGTGTTGGAAAACCTAATCGACTGGGGAAATATTCCCGATGATCCAATGTTCCGCCTACTGTTCCCGCAACGGGAAATGCTGGCAGAGGACGATTTCAGCCTGATTGCCGATTTAATGAAACGCCAAGCCCCCGCCGAACAATTGGCGCAAGCAGTCGAAATGGTGCGCACCAAACTCAACCCCCACCCTGCCGGACAAATGGAGCTGAATGTTCCGATTTTCCATCGCGAACGTGTGCAGGGCTTGCAGCATAAATACCGCGAAACCGTGCTGTTTTTCCCCAGCCAAGGGCAAGTCTGCCATTCGTATTGCACTTTCTGTTTCCGCTGGCCGCAATTTGTGGGCGACAAAGATTTGCGCTTTGCCAGCAAGGAATCCGATGAACTGTTGCGTTACCTCAAACACCACACCCAAGTGTCCGACATTCTGTTCACGGGTGGCGACCCGATGGTGATGAAAACTGCCAATTTTGAGCCGTATTTGCGCGGCCTGCTCAAGCCGGAACTGGCACATGTGCAAACCGTGCGCATTGGCACCAAGTCATTAAGTTTCTGGCCTCAACGTTTTGTCACCGACCCGGATGCGGATGATTTATTGCGTTTACTGGAATCCTTGGTCAAAGCGGGCAAGCATGTCGCGATCATGGCGCATTACAACCACTGGCGTGAACTGGATACCCCAATCGCACGTGAAGCCATTCGCCGTCTGCGGGATACCGGCGTGGTCATCCGCAGCCAAGGCCCTGTACTCAATCACATCAATGCTGATGCTGAAGTTTGGGCGAAAATGTGGCGTGAACAAGTGCGTTTGGGCATTGTGCCGTACTACATGTTTGTGGAACGTGATACCGGCGCACAGCATTACTTTGAAGTGCCGCTTGCCAAGGCATGGGAAATTTACCGCACCGCAATGCGACGAGTCTCTGGTTTAGCGCGTACGGCGCGAGGCCCTTCCATGAGTGCCAGCCCCGGTAAAATCGAGATTCAAGGGGTAGCGGAAATTCGCGGTGAAAAAGTATTCGTGCTACGGTTTATTCAAGGACGCAATCCCCAGTGGGTGCAAAAGCCATTTTTTGCCAAGTACGATGAACAGGCGACTTGGCTGAATCACCTTAAACCAGCGTTTGGTGCAAAGCAGTTTTTCTACGAGGCAGAATACGCCGACATGATTGCGCACCGTCAGGAAATTCTCACCGAGCTGGAAGGGGAGTGCTGA
- a CDS encoding Na(+)/H(+) antiporter subunit D: MTEMLGSILLPPGLVLIIGAFLLPLVEGKLRAALVLTLPLLTLALVWLIPDGNHVQIAFLDYSLQPVNSTAEGRLFATIFSIMAFAGGLYALKTATLTELSAAFAYAGSAIGVTFAGDLITLFIFWEMMALGSTMVLWANTAANPKAYKASIRYLLVHLLGGVVLMSGIVAYVFETGSTAFTAMQADSVATWLILAGFLVNAGAPPLSAWIADAYPEASPSGMVFLSAFTTKTAVFVLLVGFAGTEILIYIGLYMVFYGIIYALLENDMRRILAYSIVNQVGFMVTAIGIGSEMALNGAAAHAFAHIIYKALLLMSAGSVLLMTSKRKCTELGGLFQSMPVTAINGIVGALAISAFPFTSGFVTKSLETSAAAYEGLVFVWFMLLAASAGVFLHAGIKFPWFVFFQKDSGMRPPDPAANMRWAMWLFSFLCIAIGVYPQALYSILPYAVDYQPYTVDHLVTQFQLLLFAGFAFFVLLPMMKRTLTISLDFDWFYRRFSKVVGDEFSVKTGKVFDRLEMQVRGGVTGFIQRLHRHHGPQGILARTWPSGAMVLWVAVMLVASLVLYYV, translated from the coding sequence ATGACTGAAATGCTTGGCTCAATTCTGTTACCACCGGGGCTGGTGTTAATCATTGGCGCGTTTTTGCTGCCCTTGGTGGAAGGCAAGTTACGCGCTGCCTTGGTGCTGACCCTGCCCTTGCTGACGCTGGCGTTGGTGTGGCTGATTCCTGATGGCAATCACGTGCAGATTGCGTTTCTGGATTACAGCTTGCAGCCGGTGAATTCGACCGCCGAGGGCAGACTGTTTGCCACGATATTTTCGATTATGGCGTTTGCGGGTGGTTTGTACGCGCTGAAAACGGCTACCTTGACCGAATTGAGTGCGGCGTTTGCATATGCTGGTTCGGCAATTGGGGTGACGTTTGCGGGCGATTTAATCACGCTGTTCATTTTCTGGGAAATGATGGCACTGGGTTCCACGATGGTGCTGTGGGCAAACACGGCAGCTAATCCCAAGGCGTATAAGGCAAGTATCCGTTACTTGCTGGTGCATCTGTTGGGCGGCGTGGTGCTAATGAGCGGGATTGTGGCGTATGTGTTTGAAACCGGTTCGACCGCATTTACCGCGATGCAGGCGGATAGCGTCGCCACTTGGCTGATTTTGGCAGGTTTTTTGGTGAATGCCGGTGCGCCGCCGTTGTCGGCGTGGATTGCGGATGCTTACCCGGAAGCCAGCCCCAGCGGCATGGTATTCCTGTCGGCATTTACCACCAAAACGGCAGTATTCGTGCTGCTGGTGGGCTTCGCCGGTACCGAAATCCTGATTTACATCGGGTTGTACATGGTGTTCTACGGGATTATTTACGCACTCTTGGAAAACGATATGCGCCGCATTTTGGCGTATAGCATTGTCAATCAGGTCGGTTTCATGGTGACAGCCATTGGGATTGGCTCGGAAATGGCGTTGAATGGCGCGGCGGCACACGCTTTCGCCCACATTATTTACAAAGCGTTGCTGCTCATGTCGGCTGGCAGTGTGTTGCTCATGACCAGCAAGCGCAAGTGTACTGAGTTGGGCGGCTTGTTCCAGAGTATGCCGGTGACGGCGATCAATGGCATTGTTGGCGCATTGGCGATTTCGGCGTTCCCATTTACTTCCGGGTTTGTAACCAAATCGCTGGAAACCTCAGCAGCCGCTTACGAGGGGCTGGTGTTCGTGTGGTTTATGTTGCTGGCGGCATCAGCGGGGGTATTCCTGCACGCGGGGATCAAATTCCCTTGGTTTGTGTTTTTCCAGAAAGATTCGGGAATGCGCCCACCTGATCCGGCAGCGAATATGCGTTGGGCAATGTGGTTGTTTTCGTTCCTGTGCATTGCAATTGGGGTGTATCCGCAAGCGTTGTATAGCATTCTGCCCTATGCGGTAGATTATCAGCCGTATACCGTTGACCATCTGGTAACGCAATTCCAGTTGCTGTTGTTTGCCGGGTTTGCGTTCTTTGTGTTGCTACCGATGATGAAGCGTACTTTGACCATTAGCCTGGATTTTGACTGGTTCTACCGCCGTTTTTCCAAAGTGGTGGGCGATGAATTCAGCGTCAAAACCGGCAAGGTGTTTGACCGGCTGGAAATGCAGGTACGGGGCGGGGTGACGGGATTCATCCAGCGTTTGCACCGCCATCACGGGCCACAGGGAATTTTGGCACGGACATGGCCAAGTGGCGCGATGGTGTTGTGGGTAGCGGTGATGTTGGTGGCTTCGCTGGTGTTGTATTACGTGTAG
- a CDS encoding dicarboxylate/amino acid:cation symporter has protein sequence MPKTKPSLTAQVVIAMLLGIAVGLLLNVSGLNAAGSFVNEYIVNGLFKAVGTLFINALKMLVVPLVLFSLICGVCGIGNLSTLGRVGAKSFGLYLFTTAIAVATAVIFALTAGIGQGMQASTDAAFTGKDAPPLLDVFTNIVPTNPINAMANGEMLQVIFFAILAGISILMVGKKAKPLIEGAELANEVMMKMVSIVMAAAPYAVFALIAKAMAELGFELLSVLIGYVLVLVAALMFHLFGTMMLLLKVLTGLSPLRFISKMRNVQVFAFSTASSNATIPVTLRTVTERLGVNNSVASFTVPFGATINMDGTAIMQGVATVFIAHVYGVDLSTSDYMLVIAMAVLASIGTAGVPGVGLIMLSMVFVQVGLPVEGIGLILGVDRLLDMIRTAVNVSGDAAVSVIVAKSEGKLDTSVYNDPMAGVTKGDIVLDEAVERELAEMVANTHARKN, from the coding sequence ATGCCCAAAACCAAACCATCACTCACCGCCCAAGTCGTCATTGCCATGTTACTTGGCATTGCCGTCGGCTTACTCCTCAATGTCAGCGGGTTAAATGCCGCTGGCAGTTTTGTGAATGAATACATCGTCAATGGTTTATTCAAAGCCGTCGGCACCTTGTTCATCAATGCGCTGAAAATGCTGGTTGTACCGCTGGTATTGTTCTCGCTGATTTGCGGCGTTTGCGGCATTGGCAACCTCAGCACCTTGGGGCGCGTCGGGGCGAAATCCTTCGGTTTGTATTTATTCACCACCGCGATAGCCGTCGCCACTGCCGTTATTTTCGCGCTGACCGCAGGCATCGGGCAAGGGATGCAAGCCAGTACGGATGCTGCTTTCACCGGCAAAGATGCTCCGCCGCTGCTGGACGTATTCACCAATATCGTCCCCACCAACCCGATTAATGCAATGGCGAATGGCGAAATGTTGCAGGTGATTTTCTTCGCGATTCTCGCCGGGATCAGCATTCTGATGGTCGGCAAAAAAGCCAAACCACTGATTGAAGGCGCGGAACTCGCCAACGAAGTCATGATGAAAATGGTCAGCATTGTGATGGCAGCCGCCCCCTACGCCGTGTTCGCACTGATTGCCAAAGCAATGGCGGAACTGGGTTTTGAATTACTCAGCGTCCTTATTGGTTATGTGCTGGTGTTGGTCGCCGCACTGATGTTCCACCTGTTCGGCACGATGATGCTGCTGTTGAAAGTACTCACGGGACTTAGCCCGCTGCGCTTTATCAGCAAGATGCGCAATGTGCAGGTCTTCGCTTTTAGCACTGCCAGTTCCAACGCCACCATTCCTGTCACCTTGCGTACTGTCACCGAACGCTTGGGAGTCAACAACTCTGTTGCTTCGTTCACCGTGCCGTTTGGCGCAACCATCAATATGGATGGCACGGCGATAATGCAAGGCGTGGCAACCGTGTTTATTGCGCATGTCTACGGTGTTGACCTGAGCACCAGCGATTACATGTTGGTGATTGCCATGGCGGTATTGGCTTCGATTGGCACTGCCGGTGTGCCGGGTGTGGGGCTGATTATGCTGTCAATGGTGTTTGTGCAAGTCGGCTTGCCGGTGGAAGGTATCGGCTTGATTCTGGGCGTTGATCGCTTGCTGGATATGATTCGCACCGCTGTGAATGTGTCCGGTGACGCAGCCGTATCGGTGATTGTGGCGAAAAGCGAAGGCAAGTTAGACACCAGCGTTTACAACGACCCAATGGCGGGCGTTACCAAGGGTGACATTGTGCTGGACGAAGCAGTGGAACGCGAGTTGGCGGAAATGGTAGCAAACACACACGCCCGCAAGAATTGA
- a CDS encoding cation:proton antiporter subunit C translates to MNLFDQFLGHYNYWVVIFLMMTGFYAVIASDNLIKKIVGLNIFQTAVFILYISMGKIIGGTAPIVVTQTAEQAANPVVYSNPLPHVLILTAIVVGIATTALGLALVIRIKEAYGTIEEDEILAKDADA, encoded by the coding sequence ATGAATCTGTTTGACCAGTTTTTGGGGCATTACAATTATTGGGTGGTAATTTTCCTGATGATGACCGGCTTTTATGCGGTCATCGCCAGTGACAATCTGATCAAGAAAATCGTCGGGCTGAATATTTTCCAGACCGCTGTTTTTATCCTCTATATTTCGATGGGCAAAATCATTGGCGGTACTGCGCCGATTGTCGTGACCCAAACCGCCGAACAAGCCGCTAATCCGGTGGTGTATTCCAACCCCTTGCCGCATGTGTTGATCTTAACCGCGATTGTGGTCGGCATTGCCACCACCGCATTGGGCTTAGCCTTGGTTATCCGCATTAAGGAGGCTTACGGCACGATCGAGGAAGATGAAATCCTCGCAAAGGATGCTGACGCATGA
- a CDS encoding proton-conducting transporter membrane subunit, which yields MMLGLSSEQLMLLALILPLLGGVGILLSGRFPNVREGVTLTTAIAVLLVVFSLIPAVLAGQRPSVTLLEVLPGLSLAFKLEPLGMLFAAVAAFLWPINSLYSIGYMRGNQEKHQTRFYFFFAVAITAALGIAFAGNLLTLFIFYEVLTLSTFPLVAHKGTEKAMQAGRVYLGILITTSIGLLLPAIIWTWQVSGTLDFVPGGILSGKLEGGLLLVLLFLFMFGIGKAALMPIHRWLPAAMVAPTPVSALLHAVAVVKAGVFSVVKIVMYIFGLDTLQTLPNVEWLLYVAAFTVVLASLIALRQDNLKRRLAYSTIGQLGYVVLATAILAPISIVGAALHIVAHAVGKITLFFAAGAIYTASKKTEVGQLDGIGKRMPWTMAAFTLGALSMIGVPPAVGFISKWYIVMGAFQTEQWLALGAIVVSTLLNAAYFLPIIFAAFFKEEQPGGKDHGEAPFPAVLALCITAALTFLLFLFPDIPLALAQQIGVEVR from the coding sequence ATGATGTTGGGGCTGTCATCCGAACAACTCATGCTGTTGGCTCTCATCCTGCCCCTGTTGGGTGGGGTGGGGATTCTGTTAAGCGGGCGTTTCCCGAATGTGCGCGAAGGCGTGACCTTGACCACCGCCATCGCGGTATTGCTGGTGGTATTCAGTTTGATTCCGGCAGTGTTAGCGGGGCAACGCCCTAGCGTGACCTTGCTGGAAGTGTTGCCGGGCTTGAGCCTTGCGTTCAAACTCGAACCCTTAGGAATGTTATTTGCGGCGGTGGCAGCGTTTTTGTGGCCGATCAACTCGCTGTATTCCATCGGCTATATGCGTGGCAACCAGGAAAAACACCAGACACGCTTTTACTTCTTCTTTGCAGTGGCAATTACCGCCGCGTTGGGGATTGCGTTTGCGGGTAACTTGCTGACGCTGTTCATTTTCTACGAAGTATTGACGCTTTCGACCTTCCCGCTGGTAGCACATAAAGGCACGGAAAAAGCCATGCAAGCCGGGCGGGTGTATCTGGGCATTTTGATTACCACCTCGATAGGCTTGCTATTGCCTGCGATTATTTGGACATGGCAAGTCAGCGGCACATTGGATTTTGTCCCCGGCGGCATCCTGTCCGGTAAGCTGGAAGGCGGCTTGCTGCTGGTGTTGCTGTTCCTGTTTATGTTCGGGATTGGTAAGGCAGCACTCATGCCGATTCACCGTTGGTTGCCTGCGGCGATGGTAGCACCCACGCCAGTCAGTGCCTTGCTGCACGCGGTAGCAGTGGTGAAAGCCGGGGTATTCAGCGTGGTGAAAATCGTCATGTACATATTCGGGCTGGATACGCTGCAAACCTTGCCGAATGTGGAATGGTTGCTGTACGTCGCAGCATTTACCGTGGTGCTCGCCTCATTAATTGCCTTGCGTCAGGATAATCTCAAGCGGCGGCTGGCATATTCCACCATCGGGCAACTCGGTTACGTGGTATTGGCAACGGCTATCCTTGCCCCTATTTCCATCGTCGGGGCGGCGTTGCACATTGTGGCGCACGCGGTCGGCAAAATTACCTTGTTCTTTGCGGCGGGTGCCATTTATACCGCCAGCAAAAAAACCGAAGTTGGACAACTCGACGGCATCGGCAAACGAATGCCCTGGACAATGGCAGCGTTTACCCTCGGCGCATTGTCGATGATTGGTGTGCCGCCTGCGGTGGGCTTTATTTCCAAGTGGTATATCGTAATGGGCGCGTTCCAGACCGAACAATGGCTGGCATTGGGCGCAATTGTGGTGTCGACCTTGCTGAATGCGGCGTATTTTCTGCCCATTATTTTTGCGGCATTTTTCAAAGAGGAACAACCGGGTGGTAAGGATCATGGCGAAGCCCCGTTCCCGGCAGTGCTGGCACTGTGCATTACTGCTGCGTTGACCTTTTTGCTGTTTTTGTTCCCTGATATACCGCTGGCTCTGGCGCAACAGATTGGCGTGGAGGTGCGTTAA
- a CDS encoding HAD family hydrolase: protein MTPDDHQPYIVLLSIHGLIRGHNLELGRDADTGGQTKYLVELARALGANAQVGRVDLLTRRVDDPAVSADYAQPRETLSDNVQIVRIDCGEAGYIPKEQLWDSLDSFADSTLEYLKQQARLPDILHSHYADAGYVGVRLTSLLGIPLVHTGHSLGRSKRRQLLAAGHSKEALETRYHITRRIEAEETTLGVAERVITSTQQEVQEQYALYDHYRPEHMRVIPPGTDLQQFYPPQTDSPASPMQAELARFLTQPDKPMILALSRPDPRKNIVELVSAYGESPELQQLANLVIVAGNRDDIRDLDSGAQEVLSDILLTVDQYDLYGKVAYPKHHQAHDVPDLYRLAAASKGVFINPALTEPFGLTLIEAAASGLPIVATDDGGPTDIIGNCRNGYLINPLDRADMAAKLLQVLTSDQQAWETLAQQGLQGVRHHYSWQAHVEKYLAELRPLMARTEATAAAETPPPVTLKRRKQLHHDRALFSDLDQNLLGKPEALAPFLTALQDNRRCVLFGIATGRRLDAAIQLMKRHRIPLPDVLITSLGTEIYYAPNLFPDTAWERHIDHLWNPRIIRRVLDGLPGLEPQAKRDQSRFKISYFINPEIAPDLQQLNSLLHQEGQAVNVVQSFGQFLDIIPVRASKGLALRWVADQRDIPLERILAAGGSGADADMLRGNTLAVVVANRHHEELSELVQEGVNIFFATRPYADGILEAIEHYQFFQSCEVSA from the coding sequence ATGACCCCAGATGACCATCAACCGTATATTGTCCTGTTGAGTATTCACGGTCTGATTCGCGGGCATAACCTCGAATTAGGGCGCGATGCGGATACCGGCGGACAAACCAAATACCTGGTGGAGCTGGCGCGTGCTTTGGGTGCGAATGCGCAGGTGGGCAGGGTTGACCTGCTCACCCGCCGCGTTGATGACCCGGCAGTGAGTGCCGATTATGCTCAACCTCGCGAAACACTCAGTGATAATGTCCAAATCGTGCGCATTGACTGCGGCGAAGCGGGCTATATTCCCAAAGAACAACTCTGGGATTCGCTCGACAGCTTTGCCGATTCCACACTGGAATACCTTAAACAGCAAGCGCGTTTGCCCGACATCCTCCACAGCCATTACGCCGATGCCGGTTATGTCGGGGTACGCCTTACCAGTTTACTCGGCATTCCGCTGGTGCATACCGGGCATTCCTTGGGGCGCAGCAAACGCCGTCAGTTACTCGCCGCCGGTCACAGCAAAGAAGCCCTCGAAACCCGTTACCACATTACCCGCCGCATTGAAGCCGAAGAAACCACCCTCGGTGTTGCCGAACGGGTCATCACCAGCACCCAACAGGAAGTACAGGAACAATACGCCCTGTATGACCATTACCGCCCCGAACACATGCGGGTGATTCCGCCGGGAACAGACTTACAGCAATTTTACCCGCCGCAAACCGACTCACCCGCAAGCCCGATGCAGGCTGAACTGGCACGTTTCCTGACGCAGCCAGACAAACCCATGATTCTGGCACTGTCACGCCCTGACCCGCGCAAGAATATTGTGGAATTGGTGAGTGCCTACGGCGAATCCCCCGAACTTCAGCAATTGGCGAATCTGGTAATTGTGGCAGGCAATCGTGATGACATCCGCGATCTTGACAGCGGAGCGCAGGAAGTTCTCAGCGACATTTTACTCACGGTTGACCAATACGATTTGTATGGCAAAGTCGCCTACCCTAAACATCACCAAGCCCACGATGTGCCGGATTTGTACCGGCTGGCGGCTGCCAGCAAAGGCGTATTCATCAACCCTGCGCTCACCGAACCGTTCGGGCTAACCCTGATCGAAGCCGCTGCCAGTGGTTTACCGATTGTGGCAACCGATGACGGCGGCCCCACGGATATTATTGGCAACTGCCGCAACGGCTATCTGATTAACCCGCTGGATCGTGCCGATATGGCTGCCAAATTGTTGCAAGTATTAACCAGCGACCAACAAGCGTGGGAAACGTTAGCGCAACAGGGTTTACAGGGTGTACGCCACCATTATTCTTGGCAAGCGCATGTGGAAAAATACTTGGCGGAATTGCGCCCCCTGATGGCACGTACCGAAGCAACTGCCGCTGCCGAAACACCTCCTCCTGTAACCCTCAAACGCCGCAAGCAATTGCACCATGACCGCGCCCTGTTTTCTGACCTCGACCAAAACCTGTTGGGCAAGCCGGAAGCACTCGCGCCCTTCCTCACGGCTTTGCAAGACAATCGCCGCTGTGTGTTGTTTGGCATTGCCACCGGGCGGCGGCTGGATGCGGCGATCCAGCTCATGAAACGCCACCGCATTCCCTTGCCGGATGTGCTGATCACCAGTTTAGGCACAGAAATTTATTACGCGCCGAATCTCTTCCCCGATACCGCGTGGGAACGCCATATTGATCACTTGTGGAATCCGCGCATTATCCGCCGGGTGCTGGATGGGCTACCGGGGCTGGAACCACAAGCCAAGCGCGATCAAAGCCGCTTCAAAATCAGCTATTTTATTAACCCAGAAATTGCCCCCGATCTTCAGCAGCTTAACAGCCTGTTGCATCAAGAAGGGCAAGCCGTCAATGTCGTGCAATCGTTTGGGCAATTTCTGGATATTATTCCAGTACGCGCTTCCAAAGGGCTGGCATTGCGCTGGGTTGCCGATCAACGTGATATTCCGCTGGAACGCATTCTCGCGGCGGGTGGTTCAGGCGCAGATGCCGATATGTTGCGCGGCAATACGCTGGCAGTAGTGGTGGCTAACCGTCACCATGAGGAATTGTCCGAACTGGTGCAAGAAGGGGTAAATATCTTTTTTGCCACTCGCCCCTATGCTGATGGCATTTTGGAAGCGATTGAGCATTACCAGTTTTTCCAAAGTTGTGAGGTCAGCGCATGA
- a CDS encoding monovalent cation/H+ antiporter subunit D family protein produces MMETFAFYPHLPVLQVVVPMLAAPLCYLLIKPRLAWLFATLVSWLTFAMAVLLLLQVSDGTLLQYNIGNWEPPWGIAYNVDRLNAFVLLIVSGIAAVVFPYAWHSVQKEIPAKQQTLFFTAMLLCLAGLLGMTITGDAFNVFVLLEISSLSSYTLISLGKDRRALTAAFQYLIMGTIGATFILIGIGLLYMLTGTLNMADLAARLVDVQSSRTMQAALAFIVVGIGLKMAMFPLHLWLPNAYAYAPSVASAFLAATATKVAVYVLLRFLLTIFGVAFVFEAMQVQYLFLPLAVTAMVFASVVAIFQQDVKRMLAYSSVAQLGYILLGIALVNVTGLTATLLHLFNHALMKGALFMALGAICLRVGVATVDSMAGLGKQMPWTMAAFVAGGLSLIGVPLTVGFISKWYLILATLERGWWPLTVAILVASLLAVIYIWRVVEAAYFKERPADAKPVKEAPLGMLIPTWLLVLANVYFGVQTDLTVGIAQAAATSLLGGAP; encoded by the coding sequence ATGATGGAAACCTTCGCGTTTTACCCGCATCTGCCGGTGTTACAAGTGGTCGTGCCGATGCTGGCAGCCCCCCTCTGTTATCTCTTGATAAAACCTCGGCTGGCTTGGCTGTTTGCCACCTTGGTCAGTTGGCTGACCTTTGCAATGGCGGTATTGCTGTTGCTGCAAGTCAGTGACGGTACGCTGTTGCAATACAATATCGGTAACTGGGAACCGCCGTGGGGCATTGCCTATAACGTGGATCGCCTTAATGCCTTTGTGCTGCTGATTGTCAGCGGGATTGCCGCTGTGGTGTTTCCGTATGCTTGGCACAGTGTGCAAAAAGAAATTCCAGCCAAACAACAGACGCTGTTTTTCACCGCAATGCTATTGTGTTTGGCGGGCTTGCTGGGCATGACCATTACCGGCGATGCCTTTAATGTGTTTGTCTTGCTGGAAATTTCATCCCTATCCAGTTACACCCTGATTAGTTTGGGGAAAGACCGGCGGGCACTGACAGCAGCATTCCAATACCTGATTATGGGGACAATCGGCGCAACCTTTATCCTCATTGGCATTGGCTTGCTGTACATGCTGACCGGCACGCTGAATATGGCGGATTTGGCAGCACGTTTAGTGGACGTACAATCGTCGCGCACCATGCAAGCGGCATTGGCGTTCATCGTGGTGGGGATAGGTTTGAAAATGGCAATGTTCCCGCTGCATTTGTGGTTGCCGAATGCGTATGCGTATGCGCCGTCAGTGGCTTCGGCATTCCTCGCGGCAACGGCTACCAAGGTCGCGGTGTATGTACTGCTGCGTTTCCTGCTGACGATTTTCGGCGTAGCGTTTGTGTTTGAGGCGATGCAGGTGCAATACCTGTTCCTGCCGCTGGCAGTCACGGCGATGGTGTTTGCCTCGGTCGTGGCAATTTTCCAGCAAGATGTGAAACGCATGTTGGCGTATTCGTCGGTAGCGCAACTGGGGTATATCCTGTTGGGGATTGCGCTGGTAAATGTCACCGGCTTGACCGCGACCTTGCTGCATTTGTTTAATCACGCCCTGATGAAAGGCGCGTTGTTCATGGCGTTGGGGGCAATCTGCCTGCGGGTCGGGGTTGCCACCGTTGACAGCATGGCAGGGTTGGGTAAGCAAATGCCGTGGACAATGGCGGCATTTGTGGCAGGTGGTTTGAGCCTGATTGGCGTGCCACTGACGGTGGGTTTCATTTCCAAATGGTATTTGATTCTGGCGACGCTGGAACGCGGCTGGTGGCCGTTGACCGTGGCGATTCTGGTGGCTTCGCTATTGGCAGTGATTTACATCTGGCGCGTGGTGGAAGCAGCATATTTCAAGGAACGCCCCGCTGATGCCAAGCCGGTCAAAGAAGCCCCGTTGGGGATGCTGATTCCGACGTGGTTGCTGGTGCTTGCCAATGTGTATTTCGGGGTGCAAACCGATTTGACGGTTGGCATTGCCCAAGCCGCTGCCACTAGCTTGTTGGGAGGTGCGCCATGA